One segment of Triticum aestivum cultivar Chinese Spring chromosome 2A, IWGSC CS RefSeq v2.1, whole genome shotgun sequence DNA contains the following:
- the LOC123187210 gene encoding uncharacterized protein isoform X1 — protein MSKAPPRKEKNLSAQDTSSVQLSIDNSCLVILFLPWCAKFLSIKPFQLLLDKGYLEYHITLGEINSKILQSSVVQYVQPANSVPEYMNSCAASATSYCCHWHFFTQFKRLWAPRTKEEVLGQMWSEPLFHAFCHPWDASDKQWNSEGHHKQHVNLLVVLVYSTVEHIDRLQFRCNAKSCPQIAKILNEPQVLEYARSVVSNFIQSDYLCYCAPCVRDQPKVNSSTSTSALTSPLAQQQDYNFGIESIFKLLLHILHQTSCSKFSHADHNLDKHNSETANRRTFASVLHNSNKFTSTGYICLGIPLVDSRTLLMELELLITQPAGHFPMLQPKPPWSPLFPPKIPTEFRSYMRTNSEFLRLTGVLWELTQSWPFTHHVSTLSSYWRCFSWGPGPMTTLFWLAHIIAEKLQEGLPCISESSTICGGLRAMRPITEDYIATFIVRWQFIQSVQSATSCVQWDPGGFDFVELAGNRHRLGRYTELQDSCSPSWLADGTSHML, from the coding sequence ATGTCTAAAGCGCcaccaagaaaagaaaagaacttgTCTGCTCAAGATACTTCAAGTGTTCAGCTGTCAATTGATAACTCTTGCCTGGTGATCCTATTTCTACCCTGGTGTGCAAAATTTCTGTCAATCAAGCCCTTTCAATTATTGCTGGACAAGGGATACCTAGAGTATCACATAACTCTTGGAGAAATTAATTCAAAAATTTTGCAATCATCGGTTGTTCAGTATGTACAGCCAGCAAACTCGGTTCCAGAATATATGAATTCATGTGCAGCCAGTGCCACTAGTTATTGTTGTCATTGGCATTTCTTCACTCAGTTTAAGAGGTTGTGGGCTCCAAGAACTAAAGAAGAGGTGCTTGGTCAGATGTGGTCCGAACCTTTGTTTCACGCTTTTTGTCACCCATGGGATGCAAGTGACAAGCAATGGAATTCAGAGGGCCATCATAAACAACATGTCAACCTCTTAGTTGTTTTGGTATATTCGACGGTGGAGCATATTGATAGGCTGCAGTTCCGTTGCAACGCCAAATCGTGCCCTCAAATAGCCAAGATTTTGAATGAGCCGCAAGTGCTTGAGTATGCTCGTTCGGTCGTTTCTAATTTTATTCAAAGCGATTATTTGTGCTATTGCGCTCCCTGTGTTCGTGACCAGCCCAAGGTGAATTCTAGTACATCAACAAGTGCTCTTACGAGCCCACTTGCTCAGCAACAAGACTATAACTTTGGCATTGAGAGTATATTCAAGCTCTTGCTGCACATACTACATCAGACTTCTTGTTCTAAATTCAGTCATGCTGACCACAACTTGGACAAGCATAATTCAGAGACTGCAAATCGTCGTACCTTTGCTTCGGTCCTACATAACAGCAACAAATTCACTTCCACCGGTTACATATGTTTGGGCATCCCATTGGTCGACAGTAGGACCCTGCTGATGGAGTTGGAATTACTTATCACACAACCGGCAGGACATTTTCCCATGCTGCAACCCAAACCCCCATGGTCACCTCTTTTCCCACCAAAAATTCCTACAGAATTCAGAAGCTATATGCGAACTAATTCAGAGTTTCTGCGTCTCACTGGTGTTCTTTGGGAATTGACTCAATCTTGGCCCTTTACTCATCATGTCAGTACCTTGTCAAGCTATTGGCGGTGCTTCTCTTGGGGACCAGGTCCCATGACTACTCTGTTTTGGTTGGCCCATATCATCGCCGAAAAGTTACAAGAAGGGTTGCCATGTATTTCTGAGAGCTCTACTATCTGCGGTGGTTTGCGTGCAATGAGACCCATAACTGAAGATTACATCGCAACTTTTATCGTGAGGTGGCAATTCATACAATCAGTTCAATCAGCAACTTCATGTGTGCAGTGGGATCCAGGAGGATTTGATTTTGTTGAACTAGCGGGGAACAGGCACCGGCTCGGCAGATATACAGAACTTCAAGACTCCTGTTCTCCTTCCTGGCTAGCTGATGGCACCTCACATATGCTCTAA
- the LOC123187210 gene encoding uncharacterized protein isoform X2 produces the protein MQELDDSPLPCSNNSTQVVSEADHIVVLLVPNNLAALAPSKCLAECSAYVGDWVKPLTATIDSADETHDTPIAERLHPPSFEHQPWRFNHMGSIFRPSLWPSFGPLSVTSYPEEPCSSIHSQSHRGSFFSPRLVRLMFRDVHLEEHGNGTDSVKPCTSGIQHKVRESFTEIARRCSFDVQRCSPGDGPAIAREFDVPLEIKKMDKGCMGSSVVAYVLPLERYEPCKYQFFRESSMTDFPAEFEVEYEAEYYVQNTTPGLVGRQDDLNLRNTDGCSADIDSNNTVVVADSKSDKISDS, from the exons ATGCAGGAGCTGGACGACTCGCCACTACCATGCAGCAACAACTCCACCCAAGTAGTGAGCGAGGCGGACCACATCGTCGTTCTCCTTGTTCCCAACAACTTGGCTGCACTAGCGCCGTCCAAGTGCTTGGCAGAATGCTCCGCCTATGTGGGAGACTGGGTGAAACCTCTGACCGCCACCATCGATAGTGCCGACGAGACACATGACACTCCCATCGCTGAGCGTCTGCACCCGCCTTCCTTCGAACATCAACCATGGAGGTTCAATCACATGGGATCCATCTTCAGGCCTAGCCTGTGGCCATCGTTCGGGCCTCTGTCAGTCACAAGCTACCCGGAAGAGCCATGTTCAAGTATCCATAGTCAATCACATCGAGGTTCCTTCTTTAGTCCTCGGTTAGTTCGGTTGATGTTTAGAGATGTTCACCTGGAGGAGCATGGTAATGGAACTGATTCAGTCAAGCCTTGCACCAGTGGAATTCAACACAAAGTGCGTGAAAGTTTCACTGAAATTGCAAGGCGATGTTCATTTGATGTTCAGAGATGTTCACCGGGAGATGGTCCAGCAATCGCAAGGGAGTTCgatgttcctttggaaatcaaaaAAATGGATAAAGGATGCATGGGTTCAAGTGTGGTTGCATATGTATTACCTCTTGAAAGATATGAACCATGCAAGTATCAGTTTTTCAGAGAATCAAGCATGACTGATTTTCCTGCTGAATTCGAAGTTGAATACGAAGCTGAATATTATGTTCAAAATACAACTCCTGGATTGGTTGGGCGTCAAGATGACTTAAACCTCCGGAACACAGATGGATGCTCAGCAGACATTGATAGCAACAATACAGTTGTTGTGGCTGATAGCAAATCTGATAAAATATCTGACAGTT ga